A window from Leguminivora glycinivorella isolate SPB_JAAS2020 chromosome 16, LegGlyc_1.1, whole genome shotgun sequence encodes these proteins:
- the LOC125234825 gene encoding angiogenic factor with G patch and FHA domains 1 isoform X2: MEINNLNNEAKPTIRKSSFNLRRLRLSLKFRPEILKLVLKMRQKIRKKARLIKEMKKQLESQTHSTATKINSSTQTENYNNQDLVEINKSDCKQIDKIKHHNASTQTDNLQTDKLEPKTNENQNEKDNESVTESSNVTVKNSGWSLNSEENEKSIADQVKEVAQSAMQQSGMVFVESAGMYYDYKTGYYYSADLGLYYHPDTGCYYRYSEDKQTFEFHSYPDRSKTATNPEYEAHEKRKARKLKKGNEEESKAKRRKKNKKVENGDNDTKESENKANADKSENAIDKDIKIIKSPEKGDIFDDADMKEDTETVEPQDLEEGECSDSEDEAEDKKKVEEEVESDDSDASVSTFSNDDDSIAKHHPPSMRVIVRETNLPKLKVGTLFLVTKDGGTVGREGSSHCILIEDYNVSRNHLDIKYDTSRRTYTVTDLGSKNGTTLNGVRISESQIISEPVEVMHGSTLQLGETKLLCHIHPGIDTCGHCEPGLVMETQEKEKKAAYTRTCSVQKQHQLELARLKNKYAPKPLAIEETAYNDRAKERRDKVGSSHHSEKTQSADLDTFIAPENKGFKLLQKMGWSKGEGLGKDSQGDTEPIPLVGNDGTSGLGTGAASAPSLVPKFAPKNLLGTSTMRLAAKTKMLQPPAKAFQDPEDDDSGDE, translated from the exons ATGGAAATCAACAACCTTAACAATGAGGCAAAGCCAACAATTCGTAAAAGTTCTTTCAACTTACGAAGGCTCCGGTTATCTCTGAAATTCAGACCAGAAATATTGAAATTAGTGTTAAAAATGAGGcagaaaataaggaaaaaagCACGGCTCATTAAAGAGATGAAGAAACAATTGGAAAGCCAG acacATTCCACAGCCACAAAAATCAACTCAAGCACACAGACTGAAAATTACAACAACCAAGACTTAGTTGAAATTAATAAGTCTGACTGCAAACaaattgacaaaataaaacatcatAATGCTTCTACACAAACAGACAATCTGCAAACAGACAAATTAGAACCTAAAACAAATGAAAACCAAAACGAAAAGGACAATGAGTCAGTTACGGAAAGTTCAAATGTAACTGTTAAGAACAGTGGTTGGAGTTTGAATAGTGAAGAGAATGAGAAGAGTATAGCAGACCAGGTGAAAGAAGTGGCACAGAGCGCTATGCAGCAGTCGGGGATGGTGTTCGTAGAGTCCGCAGGAATGTACTATGATTATAAGACTGGGTATTATTATAGTGCT GACCTTGGTCTATATTACCATCCTGACACAGGATGCTACTACCGCTACTCGGAAGATAAGCAAACATTTGAGTTCCACTCCTACCCTGACCGCAGCAAGACTGCCACCAACCCTGAGTATGAAGCCCATGAGAAGAGAAAGGCTCGGAAACTCAAGAAG GGAAACGAAGAAGAAAGCAAAGCGAAGcgaagaaagaaaaataaaaaagttgagAATGGAGACAATGATACCAAAGAATCCGAAAATAAAGCTAATGCAGACAAAAGTGAGAATGCCATTGATAAAgacataaaaatcataaaatcaCCTGAAAAAGGTGATATCTTTGATGATGCTGACATGAAAGAAGATACAGAGACAGTGGAGCCTCAAGATCTAGAAGAGGGAGAATGCAGCGATTCAGAGGATGAAGCAGAAGATAAAAAGAAGGTGGAAGAAGAAGTTGAATCTGATGATTCAGATGCTAGCGTGTCTACTTTTAGCAATGATGATG ATTCAATAGCCAAGCATCACCCGCCGTCCATGCGAGTGATCGTGCGAGAGACGAACCTACCCAAACTGAAGGTGGGAACGCTGTTCCTGGTCACTAAAGATGGCGGCACTGTCGGCAGAGAGGGCAGCAGTCATTGCATACTTATAGAAGATTATAATGTTTCGAGG AATCATCTAGACATAAAGTACGATACGAGCAGAAGAACATACACAGTTACAGATCTAGGATCCAAGAATGGAACCACGCTCAACGGCGTGAGGATATCTGAGAGTCAAATTATTAGTGAACCAGTTGAG GTAATGCACGGAAGTACATTACAACTAGGTGAGACCAAATTGCTGTGCCACATACACCCTGGAATCGACACTTGCGGGCATTGCGAACCCGGTCTCGTCATGGAAA CCCAAGAAAAAGAGAAAAAAGCCGCCTACACTCGAACGTGTAGCGTTCAGAAACAGCATCAACTAGAACTAGCACGCCTCAAGAACAAATACGCGCCCAAGCCTTTAGCAATAGAAGAAACGGCTTACAACGACCGGGCCAAGGAGAGGCGAGACAAAGTAGGATCCTCCCACCATTCCGAGAAAACGCAGAGCGCTGACTTAGATAC GTTTATAGCCCCCGAAAACAAAGGCTTCAAGTTACTGCAGAAGATGGGTTGGTCGAAGGGCGAGGGACTCGGGAAGGACAGCCAAGGAGACACAGAGCCG
- the LOC125234825 gene encoding angiogenic factor with G patch and FHA domains 1 isoform X1: MEINNLNNEAKPTIRKSSFNLRRLRLSLKFRPEILKLVLKMRQKIRKKARLIKEMKKQLESQTHSTATKINSSTQTENYNNQDLVEINKSDCKQIDKIKHHNASTQTDNLQTDKLEPKTNENQNEKDNESVTESSNVTVKNSGWSLNSEENEKSIADQVKEVAQSAMQQSGMVFVESAGMYYDYKTGYYYSADLGLYYHPDTGCYYRYSEDKQTFEFHSYPDRSKTATNPEYEAHEKRKARKLKKARQREEADIENLTKNLSQGNEEESKAKRRKKNKKVENGDNDTKESENKANADKSENAIDKDIKIIKSPEKGDIFDDADMKEDTETVEPQDLEEGECSDSEDEAEDKKKVEEEVESDDSDASVSTFSNDDDSIAKHHPPSMRVIVRETNLPKLKVGTLFLVTKDGGTVGREGSSHCILIEDYNVSRNHLDIKYDTSRRTYTVTDLGSKNGTTLNGVRISESQIISEPVEVMHGSTLQLGETKLLCHIHPGIDTCGHCEPGLVMETQEKEKKAAYTRTCSVQKQHQLELARLKNKYAPKPLAIEETAYNDRAKERRDKVGSSHHSEKTQSADLDTFIAPENKGFKLLQKMGWSKGEGLGKDSQGDTEPIPLVGNDGTSGLGTGAASAPSLVPKFAPKNLLGTSTMRLAAKTKMLQPPAKAFQDPEDDDSGDE, from the exons ATGGAAATCAACAACCTTAACAATGAGGCAAAGCCAACAATTCGTAAAAGTTCTTTCAACTTACGAAGGCTCCGGTTATCTCTGAAATTCAGACCAGAAATATTGAAATTAGTGTTAAAAATGAGGcagaaaataaggaaaaaagCACGGCTCATTAAAGAGATGAAGAAACAATTGGAAAGCCAG acacATTCCACAGCCACAAAAATCAACTCAAGCACACAGACTGAAAATTACAACAACCAAGACTTAGTTGAAATTAATAAGTCTGACTGCAAACaaattgacaaaataaaacatcatAATGCTTCTACACAAACAGACAATCTGCAAACAGACAAATTAGAACCTAAAACAAATGAAAACCAAAACGAAAAGGACAATGAGTCAGTTACGGAAAGTTCAAATGTAACTGTTAAGAACAGTGGTTGGAGTTTGAATAGTGAAGAGAATGAGAAGAGTATAGCAGACCAGGTGAAAGAAGTGGCACAGAGCGCTATGCAGCAGTCGGGGATGGTGTTCGTAGAGTCCGCAGGAATGTACTATGATTATAAGACTGGGTATTATTATAGTGCT GACCTTGGTCTATATTACCATCCTGACACAGGATGCTACTACCGCTACTCGGAAGATAAGCAAACATTTGAGTTCCACTCCTACCCTGACCGCAGCAAGACTGCCACCAACCCTGAGTATGAAGCCCATGAGAAGAGAAAGGCTCGGAAACTCAAGAAG GCAAGACAACGCGAAGAAGCCGACATAGAAAACCTGACGAAAAATCTATCCCAG GGAAACGAAGAAGAAAGCAAAGCGAAGcgaagaaagaaaaataaaaaagttgagAATGGAGACAATGATACCAAAGAATCCGAAAATAAAGCTAATGCAGACAAAAGTGAGAATGCCATTGATAAAgacataaaaatcataaaatcaCCTGAAAAAGGTGATATCTTTGATGATGCTGACATGAAAGAAGATACAGAGACAGTGGAGCCTCAAGATCTAGAAGAGGGAGAATGCAGCGATTCAGAGGATGAAGCAGAAGATAAAAAGAAGGTGGAAGAAGAAGTTGAATCTGATGATTCAGATGCTAGCGTGTCTACTTTTAGCAATGATGATG ATTCAATAGCCAAGCATCACCCGCCGTCCATGCGAGTGATCGTGCGAGAGACGAACCTACCCAAACTGAAGGTGGGAACGCTGTTCCTGGTCACTAAAGATGGCGGCACTGTCGGCAGAGAGGGCAGCAGTCATTGCATACTTATAGAAGATTATAATGTTTCGAGG AATCATCTAGACATAAAGTACGATACGAGCAGAAGAACATACACAGTTACAGATCTAGGATCCAAGAATGGAACCACGCTCAACGGCGTGAGGATATCTGAGAGTCAAATTATTAGTGAACCAGTTGAG GTAATGCACGGAAGTACATTACAACTAGGTGAGACCAAATTGCTGTGCCACATACACCCTGGAATCGACACTTGCGGGCATTGCGAACCCGGTCTCGTCATGGAAA CCCAAGAAAAAGAGAAAAAAGCCGCCTACACTCGAACGTGTAGCGTTCAGAAACAGCATCAACTAGAACTAGCACGCCTCAAGAACAAATACGCGCCCAAGCCTTTAGCAATAGAAGAAACGGCTTACAACGACCGGGCCAAGGAGAGGCGAGACAAAGTAGGATCCTCCCACCATTCCGAGAAAACGCAGAGCGCTGACTTAGATAC GTTTATAGCCCCCGAAAACAAAGGCTTCAAGTTACTGCAGAAGATGGGTTGGTCGAAGGGCGAGGGACTCGGGAAGGACAGCCAAGGAGACACAGAGCCG